In Drosophila subpulchrella strain 33 F10 #4 breed RU33 chromosome 3R, RU_Dsub_v1.1 Primary Assembly, whole genome shotgun sequence, the following are encoded in one genomic region:
- the LOC119549041 gene encoding uncharacterized protein LOC119549041, producing MRRSKAPSMRQAVKREADNPDPLEEPQSSCSWPSISLPSEWGSSKGTENLGPRELKAGENPLKESRIFHVLWRNQTTKKHKTWTGNGTLVVTGSIVTLKDDTGKVVDTMTVFKQRDFKENDQLQVGTRDVEVQEEIKTLEECVIQRKLEIATWCQKIDALNGHSDTSPPPAPSAPFRSHVLKKIKCEGNFTDVENPSTWGSSHLDASPHVGTAPCLSNELEWGINKRTSAEKENPATSEFTRAEYLCFLAPAALQESILLFLAKYIKKSKVDPPFIDEMVQVVCDHPVLLKTLFKNTHFMELMEVLEPNLPPWPEMGLYDSAKFEFVHAMLDNLVLEKKVKCCVLANSQDCLRLVIGYCQSYDIDQAELDSPQKIAVFNSTEKPMVGLVLTSNLPENNSLRCKHLIIYNHNAREEATQLLALREMDTKEYTLITSGGGPEELQFYRRLGLITDNDSLGDLQNYGGKLMPSTIYELASWKKIEPPFGNNFLEESSISDSLDCLQLVYSRKTKIITKNDLNDSHLKT from the exons ATGCGACGTTCGAAGGCCCCCTCGATGCGCCAGGCAGTAAAGCGCGAAGCCGATAATCCAGATCCTCTCGAGGAGCCACAATCATCTTGCTCCTGGCCCAGCATCTCTCTCCCGAGCGAATGGGGATCCTCCAAGGGCACCGAAAACCTGGGACCCCGAGAACTCAAGGCTGGCGAGAATCCCCTCAAGGAGAGCCGCATTTTCCATGTGCTCTGGCGCAATCAGACCACCAAAAAGCACAAGACATGGACTGGCAACGGAACCCTGGTGGTCACCGGATCCATAGTAACCCTTAAGGATGACACTGGGAAGGTTGTGGACACCATGACCGTCTTTAAGCAGCGCGATTTCAAGGAGAACGATCAGCTGCAAGTCGGCACCAGAGATGTTGAGGTCCAGGAGGAAATAAAAACACTCGAGGAGTGCGTGATCCAACGCAAGTTGGAGATTGCCACTTGGTGCCAGAAAATTGATGCACTCAATGGTCACTCGGACACATCACCACCTCCTGCGCCCAGTGCTCCCTTCAGATCCCATGTCCTGAAGAAAATAAAGTGCGAAGGAAACTTCACGGATGTAGAGAATCCTTCGACTTGGGGATCCTCCCACTTGGATGCCTCACCTCATGTTGGCACTGCTCCCTGCCTATCCAATGAGCTGGAGTGGGGAATAAATAAAAGAACATCTGCGGAGAAAGAAAATCCTGCCACCTCGGAATTCACCCGAGCGGAATATCTGTGCTTCCTAGCCCCAGCAGCACTCCAAGAGAGCATTCTTCTTTTTCTGgctaaatacattaaaaaatcgAAGGTG GATCCTCCTTTCATAGATGAAATGGTCCAAGTGGTATGCGATCATCCCGTACTCCTTAAAACACTATTCAAGAATACACACTTTATGGAACTAATGGAGGTGCTGGAGCCCAATCTACCGCCCTGGCCAGAAATGGGGCTCTACGACTCCGCCAAGTTTGAGTTCGTCCATGCAATGCTGGACAATTTAGTCCTAGAGAAAAAAGTTAAATGCTGTGTTTTGGCGAACAGTCAGGATTGCTTGAGACTAGTTATCGGTTACTGCCAGAGCTATGATATAGACCAGGCGGAGCTGGATAGTCCCCAAAAAATAGCTGTTTTTAACTCCACTGAGAAACCAATGGTTGGCTTAGTTTTGACCAGTAACTTACCAGAGAATAACTCTCTCCGCTGCAAACACCTCATAATTTATAATCACAATGCCAGAGAGGAAGCTACTCAATTGCTGGCACTTAGGGAAATGGACACCAAAGAGTACACACTAATCACCTCTGGGGGTGGTCCGGAGGAACTGCAGTTTTATAGACGACTTGGTCTGATCACAGATAATGATTCCCTAGGGGATCTTCAAAATTACGGAGGAAAGCTGATGCCAAGCACTATATAT GAACTGGCATCTTGGAAGAAAATTGAACCACCCTTTGGCAATAATTTCCTAGAG GAATCCTCTATCTCTGATAGTCTGGACTGCCTTCAACTGGTTTATTCAAGgaaaactaaaataataacaaagaatgatttaaatgattctcatttaaaaacttaa